Part of the Pirellulales bacterium genome is shown below.
CATCATCTGCGATCCGCAACAGTGCCGCGCAAAGGGCCTCGGAGTCGTTCGGCGGCACCAGGAGACCATCGACGCCGTCTTCGATCGAGGTGGGAATTCCCCCCACGGCCGAACCGACAACCGTGCAACCAAATGCCCTGGCCTCGACCAACACCCGCGGAGTCCCTTCGCTGCGGCTGGGGACGACGAGCACGTCGGCGTCGGCAAATATCTGAAACAATTGGGGGCCAAAACTCAGATGCCCATGATGCACGACCGTCGCTCGCCGGCTCAACTCATCGAGTTCACGCAGTAGTTGTCCGGCTACGCCGTGGTCCACTGAATCACGTCCTCCCACGATTTCCAGCTCGGCGTCGGGAATCTGAGTCAATACGCGACGGAACGCGGACAATAGCGTGTCGACTCCTTTTTCATGCCGAAGAAATCCCACAAATAAGATCCGAAACGGCGCGTTTAGCGGTCGCCTCCGCGGCACGCTGATAATCTCTCGATCAAGGATCGTCGCGGAAACCGCGGCGCGGCCATGTTCGATTCCGTAATGTCGTGCCAACTCGTCGCCAT
Proteins encoded:
- a CDS encoding glycosyltransferase family 4 protein; the encoded protein is IREVERRSDVVIVQLPLAATWSLSNPRRPRVYQVCANLRQMVATSTWYRGPKRLAAHLAAWVIDRNQSRLIERPDARMIAHGDELARHYGIEHGRAAVSATILDREIISVPRRRPLNAPFRILFVGFLRHEKGVDTLLSAFRRVLTQIPDAELEIVGGRDSVDHGVAGQLLRELDELSRRATVVHHGHLSFGPQLFQIFADADVLVVPSRSEGTPRVLVEARAFGCTVVGSAVGGIPTSIEDGVDGLLVPPNDSEALCAALLRIADDGSLRKRLVAGGIKRARRCTVEAFADQIYAEALRLNQEFRSPAAVEDPVLTKLVR